The following are encoded together in the Actinoplanes sp. N902-109 genome:
- a CDS encoding S1 family peptidase encodes MPRTLLAAAGMLAAVTLLAPPPAHAAAITPMPADAARAFGERLGDARTGGIYVDASGRAVVTVTDAADARSVRAAGGVARVVRHSLTELRSVTTGLDASARIPGTSWGVDPSTNQVSVEADSTVTGAKLDRLRAATARFGDTVRVDRVAGALTPATGTFTSGGQGIQDKNESIRCSIGFNVRDRAGAKSFLTAGHCGNENNTWYKAADGTYLGTVEESRFPGDDYAVVTYRNTDVSGYGTVWVAGVEQQITSSRDPFVGEQVARVGNRSSDMVGAVLLTDVTVNYAQGPVTGLIKTTLCAELGDSGGPLFDGSVALGLTSGAVGADQPCTSGVSERRSYYQPVQEVLDHAGLTVF; translated from the coding sequence ATGCCCAGAACATTGCTCGCGGCCGCCGGGATGCTGGCCGCAGTCACGCTGCTGGCGCCGCCGCCCGCGCACGCCGCTGCGATCACGCCCATGCCGGCCGATGCGGCTCGTGCTTTCGGTGAGCGGCTGGGCGATGCCCGTACCGGAGGAATCTACGTGGATGCGAGTGGACGCGCCGTCGTCACCGTGACCGACGCGGCGGACGCGCGGTCCGTCCGTGCCGCGGGCGGCGTCGCCCGGGTGGTCCGGCACAGCCTCACCGAACTGCGGTCCGTCACCACCGGACTGGACGCCTCCGCGCGCATCCCGGGCACCTCGTGGGGCGTCGACCCGAGCACCAACCAGGTGAGCGTCGAGGCGGACAGCACGGTGACCGGCGCGAAGCTCGACCGGTTGCGCGCCGCCACCGCCCGCTTCGGCGACACCGTGCGCGTCGACCGGGTTGCCGGTGCGCTCACCCCGGCCACCGGCACATTCACCTCCGGCGGGCAGGGCATCCAGGACAAGAACGAATCGATCCGCTGCTCGATCGGGTTCAATGTGCGCGACAGGGCGGGAGCCAAGTCGTTTCTCACCGCCGGGCACTGCGGCAACGAGAACAACACCTGGTACAAGGCCGCAGACGGAACCTACCTCGGCACGGTCGAGGAGAGCAGGTTCCCCGGTGACGACTATGCCGTGGTCACCTATCGCAACACCGACGTCTCCGGGTACGGCACCGTGTGGGTGGCCGGCGTCGAGCAGCAGATCACCAGCTCACGGGATCCCTTCGTGGGCGAGCAGGTGGCCCGGGTCGGCAACCGCAGCAGTGACATGGTGGGCGCGGTGCTGCTGACCGATGTCACGGTGAACTATGCGCAGGGCCCGGTCACCGGCCTGATCAAGACCACTCTGTGCGCCGAGCTCGGCGACAGCGGCGGCCCGCTGTTCGACGGCTCGGTCGCCCTCGGCCTGACCTCCGGTGCCGTGGGCGCCGACCAGCCGTGCACCAGCGGGGTGAGCGAACGACGGTCGTACTACCAGCCGGTGCAGGAAGTGCTCGACCACGCCGGGCTGACGGTGTTCTGA
- a CDS encoding MBL fold metallo-hydrolase, which translates to MRNWTMTRRSLLVAAGSGVLGVTVLNTVTACSAGGTPAPAPAPPPGSAPGDTSGAVAGDWRRVNLSFVSAYLLIRGNEAAVVDLGTAGSADAIGSALQAAGSGWPDVKHIIVTHKHPDHAGGLAGVAPRVTATIHTGQADVPGVPSDKPLSALKDGDEVFGLRILATPGHTAGHISVFDPSTGTLVAGDALRTTDGLQGSDPQYTADATQAAASVRKLATLDIKAILPGHGDPLTTGAADALRKLAASLPA; encoded by the coding sequence ATGAGGAACTGGACGATGACGCGCCGCAGTCTGCTGGTCGCCGCCGGCTCCGGGGTGCTCGGGGTGACCGTGCTGAACACCGTGACCGCGTGCTCGGCCGGCGGCACCCCGGCACCGGCTCCCGCGCCACCGCCGGGCAGCGCCCCCGGCGACACGTCCGGGGCGGTCGCGGGCGACTGGCGGCGGGTGAACCTCTCGTTCGTCTCGGCCTACCTGTTGATCCGTGGGAACGAGGCAGCCGTCGTCGACCTGGGCACCGCCGGCTCGGCCGACGCCATCGGCTCGGCCCTGCAAGCGGCGGGCAGCGGCTGGCCGGACGTCAAGCACATCATCGTGACCCACAAGCATCCCGACCACGCCGGTGGACTGGCCGGCGTGGCCCCCAGGGTCACGGCGACCATCCATACCGGCCAGGCCGACGTCCCGGGCGTACCGTCGGACAAGCCGCTCTCCGCCCTCAAGGACGGTGACGAGGTTTTCGGGCTGCGGATCCTCGCCACGCCCGGCCACACCGCCGGCCACATCTCGGTCTTCGACCCGTCGACCGGCACCCTGGTGGCCGGCGACGCGCTGCGCACCACCGACGGACTGCAGGGCTCTGACCCACAGTACACCGCGGACGCCACCCAGGCCGCCGCCTCGGTGCGCAAGCTGGCCACGCTCGACATCAAGGCCATCCTGCCCGGCCACGGCGACCCCCTCACCACCGGCGCCGCCGACGCCCTGCGCAAACTGGCCGCCTCCCTGCCCGCCTGA
- a CDS encoding BTAD domain-containing putative transcriptional regulator, with amino-acid sequence MADDHLHDLRIHAFGELTVTVDDISVTAGPPKQRALLALLLCRADLEVPSDELIDALWGARPPSSARNNLRTYVHGLRRILGDEVISGSGRPGYRLHTGRIWVDTERFLALCATAEQALSRADPQAARQALADAVALRRGPAYGDTARPAPIADEAARLEELWLSALQQRAELDLQAGEAALVVGELTAPANRHPYRERLVALLMLALYRSGRQADALALYRRTTVALDQELGIEPGIELAGLHRSMLRQDPRLAPSAPAMTSVVPPDQLPMDLPAFVGRRAELERLDEAADRPLIIISGTAGVGKTTLAVHWATTVAGRFPDGVLHVNLRGYDPGGAAVGPGEAVRGFLEAFDVPAQNIPVTLTAQISLYRRLVAGKRVLVLLDNASDPEQVRPLVPNSPGCLAVVTSRHLLPALVVTDGAYPLPLDLLSVAESRQLLAARLGTEQVAAEPQPVDEIIDHCARLPLAMTLVTTRASVHHRFGLAALAGELRAAEGRLDALSSVDRSIDVRTVFSWSYDALTPDATTLFGLLGRHGGPDIAAPAAAALLGVPLRRASGLLAELTDAHLVVEQVKGRFSQHDLLRAYAAERLSGDTGAALRRVLDYYLHSAYAADGLLYPHRDEMDLGRPDAGVTPQTFGSVHAAAAWLTAERSALLAAVGQALTAGLLTHAFRLALSLVTFLDRRGYWDDEVAALHQGLAAARRMNDPRAEGHALRVLGTAHVRLGRYDEAAALAHAALTLFEAHADRIGQARTHRDLAMLHWRRRQHPEALRHINEVLDLTASAGLRSGPAFALYLFACVHFLRGDHIRAATVCSAAVAAYRQIEDRIGEAVAWEGCGLAYAGMGRPETALSCYEQALMLRRETGERLLVADSLVLIGDTHATTGGTDAARTAWEAAHEILCELGHPDAAQTKAKLNS; translated from the coding sequence GTGGCAGATGATCATCTCCATGACCTCCGGATCCATGCCTTCGGCGAGCTCACAGTCACCGTGGACGACATCTCGGTCACGGCCGGGCCACCGAAACAACGGGCGCTGCTCGCCCTGCTGCTGTGCCGTGCGGACCTCGAGGTGCCGTCCGACGAGCTGATCGACGCGCTGTGGGGCGCCCGGCCGCCCAGCTCGGCCCGCAACAACTTGCGCACGTACGTGCACGGGCTGCGCCGCATCCTCGGCGACGAGGTGATCAGCGGCAGCGGCCGGCCCGGTTACCGGCTGCACACCGGCCGGATCTGGGTCGACACCGAGCGGTTCCTCGCACTGTGCGCAACCGCGGAGCAAGCCCTGTCCCGCGCCGACCCACAGGCCGCCCGGCAGGCGCTCGCCGACGCCGTGGCGTTACGCCGCGGGCCGGCGTACGGTGACACCGCCCGACCGGCTCCGATCGCGGACGAGGCGGCGCGGCTTGAGGAGCTCTGGCTGTCGGCCCTGCAGCAGCGCGCCGAGCTCGACCTGCAAGCCGGTGAGGCCGCGCTCGTCGTCGGCGAGCTGACCGCGCCGGCCAACCGGCACCCGTACCGGGAACGCCTGGTCGCCTTGCTCATGCTCGCGCTGTACCGTTCGGGCCGGCAGGCCGACGCTCTCGCGCTCTACCGGCGTACGACCGTGGCGCTGGACCAGGAACTCGGCATCGAACCCGGCATCGAGCTGGCCGGACTGCACCGCTCGATGTTGCGCCAGGACCCTCGGCTGGCGCCGTCCGCACCCGCAATGACCAGCGTCGTACCACCGGATCAGCTGCCGATGGACCTACCGGCCTTCGTGGGCCGCCGCGCGGAGCTGGAGCGGCTCGACGAGGCCGCCGACCGCCCGCTGATCATCATCTCGGGTACGGCCGGGGTCGGCAAGACGACGCTTGCCGTGCACTGGGCGACCACCGTGGCCGGCCGGTTCCCGGACGGCGTCCTGCACGTCAACCTGCGCGGCTACGACCCGGGCGGCGCGGCGGTCGGTCCCGGCGAGGCCGTGCGCGGGTTCCTCGAAGCGTTCGACGTGCCGGCGCAGAACATCCCGGTCACCCTGACCGCCCAGATCAGCCTCTATCGCCGGTTGGTCGCGGGCAAGCGGGTGCTGGTGCTGCTGGACAACGCGAGCGACCCCGAGCAGGTGCGCCCCCTGGTGCCGAACTCACCCGGCTGCCTGGCCGTGGTCACCAGCCGGCACCTGCTGCCCGCGCTGGTGGTGACCGACGGCGCCTACCCGTTGCCGCTGGACCTGCTCAGCGTTGCTGAGTCGCGTCAGCTGCTCGCCGCCCGGCTCGGCACGGAGCAGGTCGCCGCCGAGCCGCAGCCGGTCGACGAGATCATCGACCATTGCGCGCGGCTGCCACTGGCCATGACGCTGGTGACCACCCGCGCATCGGTGCACCACCGGTTCGGGCTGGCCGCCCTGGCCGGCGAGCTGCGGGCGGCCGAGGGCCGACTTGATGCGCTGTCGAGCGTGGACCGCAGCATCGACGTCCGGACGGTCTTCTCGTGGTCGTACGACGCCCTGACCCCGGACGCGACGACGCTGTTCGGACTGCTCGGCCGGCACGGCGGCCCGGACATCGCCGCGCCCGCGGCGGCCGCGCTGCTCGGTGTGCCGCTGCGGCGGGCGAGCGGGCTGCTGGCCGAACTGACCGATGCCCACCTGGTCGTCGAGCAGGTGAAGGGCCGGTTCAGCCAGCACGACCTGTTGCGCGCCTACGCCGCGGAGCGGCTGAGCGGGGACACCGGCGCGGCGCTGCGCCGGGTCCTGGACTACTACCTGCACAGCGCGTACGCGGCAGACGGCCTGCTCTACCCGCACCGCGACGAGATGGACCTGGGCCGGCCCGACGCGGGCGTGACCCCGCAGACCTTCGGCTCCGTCCATGCGGCGGCGGCGTGGCTGACCGCCGAGCGCTCCGCCCTGCTCGCCGCGGTCGGGCAGGCCCTCACCGCCGGTTTGCTGACGCATGCGTTCCGCCTCGCGTTGAGCCTGGTCACCTTTCTGGACCGGCGCGGCTACTGGGACGACGAGGTCGCCGCGCTGCACCAGGGGCTGGCTGCGGCCCGCCGGATGAACGATCCGCGCGCCGAGGGCCATGCGCTGCGGGTGCTGGGCACCGCCCACGTCCGGCTCGGCCGTTACGACGAGGCGGCCGCCCTGGCCCACGCGGCGCTGACCCTGTTCGAGGCTCACGCCGACCGCATCGGGCAGGCACGCACCCACCGCGACCTGGCCATGCTGCACTGGCGTCGGCGTCAGCACCCGGAGGCCCTGCGGCACATCAACGAGGTGCTCGACCTGACCGCGAGCGCCGGTCTGCGCTCGGGCCCGGCGTTCGCGCTCTATCTGTTCGCCTGCGTGCACTTCCTGCGCGGCGACCACATCCGGGCCGCCACCGTCTGCAGCGCAGCCGTCGCGGCGTACCGGCAGATCGAGGATCGGATCGGCGAGGCCGTCGCCTGGGAGGGCTGCGGGCTGGCCTACGCCGGGATGGGCCGGCCGGAGACCGCGCTGTCCTGCTACGAGCAGGCGTTGATGTTGCGCCGCGAGACCGGTGAGCGCCTCCTGGTGGCTGACAGTCTCGTGCTGATCGGCGACACCCACGCCACCACGGGCGGCACCGACGCCGCCCGGACCGCCTGGGAGGCTGCCCACGAGATCCTGTGCGAGCTGGGCCATCCCGACGCGGCGCAGACCAAGGCCAAGCTCAACAGTTGA
- a CDS encoding PaaI family thioesterase: MARITQDDISSLAPYVRTLGVVFEELSAERVRARLPFTVALTTTGGGLHGGALMGLADVVAAVCAMLGGPPDALPATVESSTHFLRPARTDVVATARPLRSGRTTVVEVDVHDGEGVLCARVTQVVSVR, translated from the coding sequence ATGGCGCGGATCACCCAGGACGACATCTCTTCGCTTGCCCCGTACGTGCGCACGCTGGGCGTCGTCTTCGAGGAGCTGAGCGCCGAGCGGGTGCGGGCCAGGTTGCCGTTCACCGTGGCGTTGACGACGACCGGGGGCGGGTTGCACGGCGGGGCGCTCATGGGGCTGGCCGATGTGGTGGCCGCGGTTTGCGCGATGCTCGGTGGGCCGCCGGATGCATTGCCGGCCACGGTGGAGTCGAGCACGCACTTCCTGCGGCCGGCCCGCACGGATGTCGTCGCCACGGCCCGGCCGCTGCGGTCCGGGCGCACGACGGTCGTCGAGGTGGACGTCCACGACGGCGAGGGCGTGCTGTGCGCCCGGGTCACCCAGGTGGTCAGCGTACGGTAG
- a CDS encoding zinc-dependent alcohol dehydrogenase family protein → MRAVLVEKFNQLPVVTEVPDPAPPAGGVVVKVEATGLCRSDWHGWRGHDPDIALPHVPGHEFAGVIAAVGAGVTGWRPGDRVTAPFVCACGTCPACLSGNQQVCERQQQPGFTHWGSFAEFVVVHQAPINLVRIDDTITFTAAAALGCRFATAFRAVVAQGGVRPGDWLAVHGCGGVGLSAVMIAAAAGARVVAVDISPTARTMAAAAGAEITLDANDFRTAGSAPDSAAPVPAAEVSGTAGLAIGAAVQQLTGGGAHVSLDALGSQATLTASIASLRRRGRHIQVGLLPPAEGRPTVPMELVIAAELEILGSHGMPAHAYPDMMALVTAGRLRPADLVTREITLDRAPQALTAMSTPATAGLTVINPTAHPA, encoded by the coding sequence ATGCGTGCCGTTCTCGTCGAGAAGTTCAACCAGCTGCCCGTTGTCACCGAGGTCCCCGATCCGGCACCGCCCGCGGGCGGCGTCGTGGTCAAGGTCGAGGCGACCGGCCTGTGCCGCAGCGACTGGCACGGCTGGCGCGGTCACGACCCGGACATCGCGCTCCCGCACGTACCCGGGCACGAGTTCGCCGGCGTGATCGCGGCGGTCGGCGCGGGCGTGACCGGCTGGCGCCCCGGCGACCGGGTGACCGCGCCGTTCGTCTGCGCGTGCGGGACGTGCCCGGCCTGCCTGTCCGGCAACCAGCAGGTCTGCGAGCGCCAGCAACAACCCGGCTTCACCCACTGGGGATCGTTCGCCGAGTTCGTCGTCGTCCACCAAGCCCCGATCAATCTGGTACGTATCGACGACACGATCACGTTCACCGCCGCTGCCGCACTGGGCTGCCGCTTCGCCACCGCGTTCCGCGCCGTCGTCGCCCAAGGCGGCGTGCGCCCCGGCGACTGGCTCGCCGTGCACGGCTGCGGCGGCGTAGGCCTGTCCGCCGTCATGATCGCCGCAGCCGCGGGAGCCCGCGTGGTAGCCGTGGACATATCACCCACCGCCCGCACCATGGCCGCCGCCGCAGGCGCCGAAATCACCCTCGACGCCAACGACTTCCGTACGGCCGGGAGCGCACCCGACTCCGCCGCCCCGGTCCCCGCCGCCGAGGTATCCGGCACGGCCGGCCTCGCCATCGGTGCAGCCGTCCAGCAACTCACCGGCGGCGGCGCCCACGTATCCCTCGACGCGCTGGGCAGTCAGGCCACCCTCACCGCCTCGATCGCTTCCCTGCGCCGCCGGGGCCGGCACATCCAGGTCGGCCTGCTGCCACCGGCCGAGGGCCGCCCCACGGTCCCGATGGAGCTCGTCATCGCCGCCGAACTCGAGATCCTCGGCAGCCACGGCATGCCCGCCCACGCCTACCCCGACATGATGGCGCTGGTCACCGCGGGCCGCCTGCGCCCTGCTGACCTGGTCACCCGGGAGATCACCCTCGACCGGGCCCCGCAGGCCCTGACAGCCATGAGCACCCCGGCCACGGCCGGCTTGACCGTCATCAACCCGACGGCTCACCCGGCCTGA
- a CDS encoding cellulase family glycosylhydrolase, producing the protein MRKTKLKLLIAGAVAAAASAVALIAIPASAQTAAFTVTNSWSTGYQASVVVKNDTSNTLPTWKVEVTLPAGSAVVNSWNAIQAGSGSSYTFTPAGWNATVAAGASVEFGMIVSGTGRPTSCTVNGSDCGVATSPTTVPASTAPATTTPTSKPATTAPTTKPATTAPTTAPATTAPTTAAPATGTPVGINGQLHVCGVNLCNQYDKAIQLRGMSTHGLQWFPDCYTNASLDALANDWNADLLRIAMYVQEGGYETDPSGFTGKVNTLVDMAEARGMYALVDFHTLTPGDPNVNLDRARTFFAAVAKRNAAKKNVIYEIANEPNGVSWTAVKSYAEQVIPVIRANDPDAVVIVGTRGWSSLGVSDGSNSSEVIANPVKASNIMYTFHFYAASHKDNYRAEVQKAAASLPLFVTEFGTVSASGGGAVDTAGSTAWLDLLDKLRISYANWTFSDANEGSAALKPGTCASGSFTGTGALTESGALIRSRIRTADNFPVG; encoded by the coding sequence ATGCGCAAGACGAAACTCAAGCTTCTGATCGCCGGTGCGGTTGCCGCGGCGGCGTCGGCGGTGGCGCTGATCGCCATCCCGGCGTCCGCGCAGACCGCCGCCTTCACCGTGACCAACTCGTGGAGCACCGGCTACCAGGCGAGTGTGGTGGTCAAGAACGACACCTCGAACACCCTCCCGACGTGGAAGGTGGAGGTGACGCTGCCGGCCGGTTCGGCGGTGGTCAACTCGTGGAACGCCATCCAGGCGGGGTCCGGCAGCAGCTACACGTTCACCCCGGCGGGCTGGAACGCCACTGTCGCCGCCGGTGCCTCCGTCGAGTTCGGGATGATCGTGTCCGGCACCGGGCGGCCCACGAGCTGCACGGTGAACGGCTCGGACTGCGGGGTGGCGACCTCGCCGACGACGGTGCCGGCCTCGACTGCCCCGGCGACCACGACCCCGACCAGCAAGCCGGCCACCACCGCGCCCACCACCAAGCCCGCGACCACCGCGCCCACCACCGCGCCGGCGACGACCGCGCCGACCACCGCGGCCCCGGCCACCGGCACCCCGGTCGGCATCAACGGCCAGCTGCACGTCTGTGGCGTCAACCTGTGCAACCAGTACGACAAGGCGATCCAGCTACGCGGCATGAGCACGCACGGCCTGCAGTGGTTCCCCGACTGCTACACCAACGCCTCGCTGGACGCGCTGGCCAACGACTGGAACGCGGATCTGCTCCGGATCGCCATGTACGTGCAGGAGGGCGGCTACGAGACCGACCCGTCCGGCTTCACCGGCAAGGTGAACACGCTGGTCGACATGGCCGAGGCGCGCGGGATGTACGCGCTGGTGGACTTTCACACGCTGACCCCGGGCGACCCGAACGTCAACCTGGACCGGGCCAGGACGTTCTTCGCCGCGGTCGCCAAGCGCAACGCCGCGAAGAAGAACGTCATCTACGAGATCGCCAACGAGCCCAACGGGGTCAGCTGGACCGCCGTCAAGAGCTACGCCGAGCAGGTCATCCCGGTGATCCGGGCGAACGACCCGGACGCCGTGGTCATCGTGGGCACCCGCGGCTGGTCGTCACTGGGCGTATCGGACGGCTCGAACTCGAGCGAAGTCATCGCGAACCCGGTCAAGGCGAGCAACATCATGTACACGTTCCACTTCTACGCGGCGTCGCACAAGGACAACTACCGCGCTGAGGTGCAGAAGGCGGCCGCGTCGCTACCGCTGTTCGTCACCGAGTTCGGCACGGTCAGCGCGAGCGGCGGGGGAGCGGTCGACACCGCCGGCTCCACCGCGTGGCTCGACCTGCTGGACAAGCTGAGGATCAGCTACGCCAACTGGACGTTCTCCGACGCGAACGAGGGCAGCGCGGCGCTCAAGCCGGGCACCTGTGCCAGCGGCTCGTTCACCGGCACCGGGGCGCTGACCGAGTCGGGCGCGCTGATCCGCAGCCGGATCCGTACGGCGGACAATTTCCCGGTGGGATGA
- a CDS encoding ATP-binding cassette domain-containing protein encodes MNNLSFSVSEGVTVLLGPNGAGKTTLLEMIATIRRPASGALRVLGESADRSRTIREIRRRTGYLPQTFGYYPAFTAAEFVEYCAWLKKVPKHDIKRAARDALERVELSDRADDAMRTLSGGMIRRVGIAQAVVNSPELVVLDEPTVGLDPQQRIEFRNLIRTLSDRTSFLVSTHLVDEVKHVADAVLVLDRGRMVFDGSAGKLESMSEDDAIGDTPLERGYSSVLRPLAEDVSR; translated from the coding sequence ATGAACAATCTTTCTTTTTCTGTTTCCGAAGGGGTGACCGTCCTGCTGGGACCCAATGGGGCCGGCAAGACGACGCTGCTGGAGATGATCGCCACCATCCGCCGACCGGCGAGCGGGGCGCTGCGCGTTCTCGGGGAATCCGCGGACCGCTCTCGCACCATCCGGGAGATCCGGCGCCGGACCGGCTACCTGCCGCAGACCTTCGGCTACTATCCGGCCTTCACCGCGGCGGAGTTCGTGGAGTATTGCGCCTGGTTGAAGAAGGTTCCGAAGCACGACATCAAGCGGGCTGCCCGGGATGCTCTCGAGCGGGTGGAGCTGAGCGATCGCGCGGATGATGCGATGCGCACGTTGTCCGGAGGGATGATCCGTCGCGTCGGCATCGCCCAGGCGGTGGTGAACTCGCCGGAGCTGGTGGTGCTCGACGAGCCCACCGTCGGCCTGGACCCGCAACAGCGGATCGAGTTCCGCAATCTGATCCGTACGTTGAGCGACCGCACCAGTTTTCTGGTCAGCACGCATCTCGTGGACGAGGTCAAACATGTCGCCGACGCCGTCCTGGTGCTGGACAGGGGCCGGATGGTGTTCGACGGGTCGGCCGGCAAGCTCGAGTCCATGTCCGAGGACGACGCCATCGGGGACACCCCGCTCGAGCGCGGTTACAGCTCGGTCCTGCGCCCGCTGGCCGAGGACGTGTCTCGATGA
- a CDS encoding metallophosphoesterase family protein, protein MTVEKHSPLTVDEYTAWNTRQLARQQVSRRSALKAFAAGAGGLAVAQFKLADAAFAAGGGTPGTAGVVVSGRHLSFVPGQDGVPKAAMAVTAQLVSRTGTLPRGLRAFIEVGTAPGHYGARVEADIQHLVGQYAIAGGPVGSQFYLKAQVKGLRPDSLFHYRVRLSDGTVTGDAHFRTAPEAGRTHLLLRPPPKPFTFTAFADVGTNTSPTDPAHAWGQDPASVRAAGGTWPEGIFDNNYYSATDPVAGTGGTDPRPALTQTNLMASQHPVFTLLAGDICYADPSGSGLPADDTGAIGGTAAAGKNFYNPYVWDVFLNQIEPQAAFTPWMFATGNHDMEPLYGDTEFLGGSPTHGYGGLIKRLDMPANGPRSCPSVYKFVYGNVGVISIDANDLSAEIQTNTGYSGGGQLRWLEQTLKEWRTDAAVAGGIDFIVTFFHHCAYSTTNNHASDGGLRDALDPLFSKYQVDLVVQGHNHLLERTDPIRNGRRTRSAPDGSTIRPADDGVTYICVGSGGRPRYPFRPAPGANAPAPEGVTPAGPQLLPEGQRYRGYQPVDGVNTTENNTENIVNSYVWSKEGTAINASGYPAGTKVPEVVDWSQVRYDDYAFIAVDVVPARRGQRTTFTVRTLADALPGTGKPYTEIDRITLARTAGRNAIRPIEHR, encoded by the coding sequence GTGACCGTTGAGAAGCACAGTCCACTCACCGTGGACGAGTACACCGCGTGGAACACCCGCCAGCTTGCCAGGCAGCAGGTCAGCCGCCGGTCGGCGCTGAAGGCGTTCGCTGCGGGCGCGGGCGGGCTCGCGGTGGCCCAGTTCAAGCTGGCCGACGCCGCGTTCGCCGCCGGTGGGGGCACCCCGGGGACGGCCGGCGTCGTGGTGTCCGGGCGCCACTTGTCCTTCGTACCCGGCCAGGACGGTGTCCCGAAGGCCGCGATGGCCGTCACCGCGCAGCTGGTCAGCAGGACCGGCACGCTGCCGCGCGGCCTGCGCGCCTTCATCGAGGTCGGCACCGCGCCCGGGCACTACGGCGCGCGGGTCGAGGCCGACATTCAGCACCTGGTCGGCCAGTACGCGATCGCGGGCGGCCCGGTCGGCAGCCAGTTCTACCTCAAGGCGCAGGTCAAGGGGCTGCGTCCGGACTCGCTCTTCCACTACCGGGTGCGGTTGTCGGACGGCACCGTGACCGGCGACGCGCACTTCCGGACCGCACCCGAGGCCGGTCGCACCCATCTGCTACTGCGGCCGCCGCCGAAGCCGTTCACCTTCACGGCCTTCGCCGATGTCGGCACCAACACCTCCCCGACCGACCCGGCCCATGCGTGGGGTCAGGACCCGGCGAGCGTACGGGCGGCGGGCGGGACCTGGCCGGAGGGCATCTTCGACAACAACTACTACAGCGCCACCGACCCGGTCGCGGGCACCGGCGGCACCGACCCGCGGCCGGCGCTCACCCAGACCAACCTGATGGCGTCGCAACACCCGGTGTTCACGCTGCTGGCCGGGGACATCTGCTATGCCGACCCGAGCGGCAGCGGCCTGCCCGCCGACGACACCGGCGCGATCGGCGGAACCGCCGCGGCGGGCAAGAACTTCTACAACCCGTACGTGTGGGACGTGTTCCTCAACCAGATCGAACCGCAGGCCGCGTTCACCCCGTGGATGTTCGCCACCGGCAACCACGACATGGAACCGCTGTACGGTGACACGGAGTTCCTCGGGGGCAGCCCGACCCACGGCTACGGCGGGTTGATCAAGCGTCTTGACATGCCGGCGAACGGTCCACGTTCCTGTCCCTCCGTGTACAAGTTCGTGTACGGCAACGTGGGTGTCATCTCGATCGATGCAAACGACCTGTCGGCCGAGATCCAGACGAACACCGGCTACTCCGGCGGCGGGCAGCTGCGGTGGCTCGAGCAGACCCTCAAGGAGTGGCGCACCGACGCCGCCGTCGCCGGTGGCATCGACTTCATCGTCACGTTCTTCCACCACTGCGCATACTCGACGACCAACAACCACGCCTCCGACGGCGGCCTGCGCGACGCGCTGGACCCGTTGTTCAGCAAGTACCAGGTGGACCTCGTCGTGCAGGGGCACAACCACCTGCTGGAGCGCACCGACCCGATCAGGAACGGCCGGCGCACCCGCAGCGCCCCGGACGGCTCAACGATCCGACCGGCCGACGACGGGGTGACGTACATCTGCGTCGGCTCCGGCGGCCGGCCGCGCTATCCGTTCCGCCCGGCGCCGGGCGCGAACGCCCCCGCACCCGAGGGTGTCACCCCGGCCGGGCCGCAACTGCTGCCGGAGGGCCAGCGCTACCGCGGCTATCAACCTGTTGACGGAGTCAATACGACCGAGAACAACACCGAGAACATCGTCAACAGTTACGTGTGGTCGAAGGAGGGCACCGCCATCAACGCATCCGGCTACCCGGCCGGCACCAAGGTGCCCGAAGTCGTGGACTGGTCCCAGGTCCGCTACGACGACTACGCCTTCATCGCGGTCGACGTCGTGCCGGCCCGTCGCGGCCAGCGAACCACTTTCACCGTACGAACGCTGGCCGACGCGCTCCCCGGCACCGGCAAGCCCTACACGGAGATCGACCGCATCACGCTCGCCCGCACCGCAGGCCGCAACGCCATCCGCCCCATCGAGCACCGCTGA
- a CDS encoding rhodanese-like domain-containing protein: MSAGGGATEPAGIDRVLERARAGVRRLGPYEVVEAVRGGALLIDTRTEAHRRDQGELPGALVIDRTVLEWRLDPACPWRIPEATGYDLRVIVACRHGYSSSLAAASLRAVGLRAATDLAGGVQAWIAAGLPVHDGPADVRV, translated from the coding sequence ATGTCTGCCGGCGGCGGCGCGACCGAGCCGGCGGGCATCGACCGGGTGCTGGAACGGGCTCGTGCGGGCGTCCGCCGGCTGGGTCCGTACGAGGTCGTCGAAGCGGTGCGCGGTGGCGCGCTGCTGATCGACACGCGCACCGAGGCCCATCGGCGGGACCAGGGTGAGTTGCCCGGCGCGCTGGTCATCGACCGTACCGTGCTCGAATGGCGGCTCGACCCGGCGTGCCCGTGGCGGATTCCCGAGGCGACCGGCTACGACCTGCGGGTGATCGTCGCGTGCCGGCACGGCTACAGCTCCAGTTTGGCCGCCGCCAGCCTGCGCGCGGTCGGACTGCGCGCCGCCACCGACCTGGCCGGGGGAGTGCAGGCCTGGATCGCGGCCGGGCTGCCGGTTCACGACGGTCCGGCCGACGTCCGGGTCTGA